One genomic window of Polyodon spathula isolate WHYD16114869_AA chromosome 8, ASM1765450v1, whole genome shotgun sequence includes the following:
- the LOC121319238 gene encoding acyl-coenzyme A diphosphatase FITM2-like codes for MASLGKCVSLCEKLRSNKVVRENMQWIFLAITVTGSLLKEMQLLPDWYFNNTRNVLNVYFVKLAWGWTLGLLLPFISISNFYISKKDPMFVLQRLSSLLVGTVVWYTCTHLFVFIEDLTGACYESKSMDVIKMDYSSMLECKKSGLFWRGYDISGHSFLLAYSTLIILEETALMSDLKNISQRPPESVSAIVSVFYIALNMLAMTWIWMFFCTSVYFHDFTHKICGTSFGILAWYMTYQIWYQKPFSPGLPLTSQERKVMPNQRRYSQNSD; via the exons ATGGCATCCCTGGGTAAatgtgtgagtttgtgtgaaaAATTACGCAGTAATAAAGTAGTCCGTGAAAATATGCAGTGGATCTTTCTGGCCATTACGGTGACGGGGTCCCTATTGAAGGAGATGCAGCTTCTCCCTGATTGGTATTTTAACAACACAAGGAATGTCCTAAACGT GTACTTTGTCAAGCTTGCCTGGGGCTGGACGCTGGGGTTGCTGCTGCCCTTCATTTCCATCTCTAACTTTTACATCTCTAAAAAAGATCCCATGTTCGTCCTGCAGCGCTTGAGTTCGCTTCTGGTTGGAACAGTGGTTTGGTACACTTGcactcatttgtttgtttttatcgaAGACCTCACAGGTGCTTGTTATGAATCGAAGTCAATGGACGTTATCAAAATGGACTACTCTTCTATGTTAGAGTGTAAGAAGAGCGGCTTGTTCTGGCGTGGGTATGATATCTCTGGGCACTCTTTCTTACTTGCATATTCAACTCTTATAATTCTGGAAGAAACAGCGTTGATGAGTGACTTGAAGAACATAAGCCAAAGACCCCCTGAGTCTGTTAGTGCCATTGTTAGtgtgttttatattgctttaaaCATGCTAGCAATGACCTGGATCTGGATGTTCTTTTGTACCTCTGTATACTTTCATGACTTTACTCATAAAATCTGTGGGACATCCTTTGGAATATTGGCGTGGTACATGACTTACCAGATTTGGTACCAGAAACCATTTTCTCCAGGACTCCCCCTCACTAGTCAAGAAAGAAAAGTCATGCCTAACCAAAGACGATACTCTCAAAATTCTGATTAA